A DNA window from Deinococcus sonorensis KR-87 contains the following coding sequences:
- a CDS encoding ABC transporter substrate-binding protein, which produces MKRKVLAVTSMLIALNAFAAPSLAQKVTLRFSAHWLSEQRRPTIARIIDTWNQRNPNVQVEYNGVPFDQIITKTVAGVAAGNAPDVVVLDIRTSRQRAAKNQILDLSALGADQIKSGFFPNLWNTGTYNGKQYALPFVTDTRVLYYNKAAFKEVGLDPNKPPKTWDDLWNYALKLDKKDGTRYTRMGFHPNFGEFGYEGWVTNAGDSLWDKTSENPRANNATAVKVLAWMKKWTDKYGANNYAAFKASFGGGAQDEFMSGKVPMVVRNGNYLSTLKLNAPNLSYGFVAVPTEDGKQDGNSSWGGGFNVEVPRGTKYPKQAYAFAKYLATEGAKVWAAEQNDLPGYQVARLANKNPNFLKLANNLKNTYVSLAPLYAPTADTVVNKAVDDVLLRGKDPKAALDEAQASLEKQVADAKKDAAR; this is translated from the coding sequence ATGAAGCGGAAAGTCCTCGCGGTTACCAGCATGCTCATCGCCCTGAACGCCTTCGCTGCGCCGAGTCTGGCCCAGAAAGTCACCCTGAGGTTCTCCGCCCACTGGCTGAGCGAGCAGCGCCGGCCGACCATCGCCCGGATCATCGACACCTGGAACCAGCGCAACCCGAACGTGCAGGTGGAGTACAACGGCGTGCCGTTTGACCAGATCATCACCAAGACGGTGGCTGGCGTGGCGGCCGGCAACGCGCCGGACGTGGTGGTGCTGGATATCCGCACCAGCCGCCAGCGCGCCGCCAAAAACCAGATCCTGGACCTCAGCGCGCTTGGCGCCGACCAGATCAAGAGCGGCTTCTTCCCGAACCTCTGGAACACCGGCACCTACAACGGCAAGCAGTACGCCCTGCCGTTCGTGACCGACACCCGGGTGCTGTACTACAACAAGGCCGCCTTCAAGGAGGTGGGCCTGGACCCCAACAAGCCGCCCAAGACCTGGGACGACCTGTGGAACTACGCTCTCAAGCTTGACAAGAAGGACGGCACCCGCTACACCCGCATGGGCTTCCACCCGAACTTCGGTGAATTCGGGTACGAAGGCTGGGTCACCAACGCCGGCGACTCGCTATGGGACAAGACCTCCGAGAACCCGCGCGCCAACAACGCCACCGCCGTCAAGGTCCTGGCCTGGATGAAGAAGTGGACCGACAAGTACGGCGCCAACAACTACGCGGCCTTCAAGGCCTCGTTCGGCGGCGGCGCCCAGGACGAGTTCATGTCCGGCAAGGTCCCGATGGTGGTGCGCAACGGCAACTACCTCAGCACCCTGAAGCTCAACGCGCCCAACCTGAGCTACGGCTTCGTGGCGGTGCCGACCGAGGACGGCAAGCAGGACGGCAACAGCAGCTGGGGCGGCGGCTTCAACGTGGAGGTGCCACGCGGCACCAAGTACCCGAAGCAGGCCTACGCGTTCGCCAAGTACCTGGCCACCGAGGGCGCCAAGGTCTGGGCGGCCGAGCAGAACGACCTGCCCGGCTACCAGGTGGCCCGCCTCGCCAACAAGAACCCCAACTTCCTGAAGCTGGCCAACAACCTGAAGAACACCTACGTGAGCCTCGCCCCGCTGTACGCGCCCACCGCCGACACGGTCGTCAACAAGGCCGTGGACGACGTGCTGCTGCGCGGCAAGGACCCCAAGGCCGCGCTGGACGAAGCGCAGGCCTCGCTGGAGAAGCAGGTCGCCGACGCCAAGAAGGACGCCGCTCGCTGA
- the nagA gene encoding N-acetylglucosamine-6-phosphate deacetylase, whose translation MSSLWITNVRIAAEAGLIKQGAVQVVDGRIAAIREGAPPGGEQLDGAGQLLIPGMLDVHIHGAHGHDMMDGTATSIEVVSRACAESGCTAFLATSVSSTMPDLLGMVDRVREVQGHEPGAVIAGIHAEGPYLNVRRKGMQNERFLRHPDLSEMRQVLDHAGPLLRMVTLAPELPGGLELTRFLVERGVIVAVAHSDATYEQALAAFEAGASHLTHCFNGMRPIHHRDPGLIVAAFEQPQVSLQAIVDHVHLHPAIVRLMHRIKGPDGVVLITDALQAMGLGDGQYTFGGHRVTVQDGVARLSDGTLASSTVTMNEALRNTVELGVPLMDAVRMAATTPATLLDLPHKGRIAVGADADLVLLDPAFQVQWTMIGGRTVYSRSEAS comes from the coding sequence GTGAGCAGCCTGTGGATCACGAACGTCCGGATCGCTGCCGAGGCGGGCCTGATCAAGCAGGGCGCGGTGCAGGTCGTGGACGGCCGGATCGCGGCCATCCGGGAGGGTGCGCCGCCGGGCGGTGAACAGCTGGACGGCGCGGGTCAGCTGCTGATTCCCGGCATGCTGGACGTGCACATCCACGGTGCGCACGGCCACGACATGATGGACGGCACGGCCACGAGCATCGAGGTGGTGTCGCGCGCCTGCGCGGAGAGCGGCTGCACCGCGTTCCTGGCCACCTCGGTCAGCTCCACGATGCCGGACCTGCTGGGCATGGTGGACCGGGTGCGCGAGGTGCAGGGCCACGAGCCGGGCGCCGTGATCGCCGGCATCCACGCCGAGGGACCGTACCTGAACGTCCGGCGCAAGGGCATGCAGAACGAGCGCTTCCTGCGCCACCCGGACCTGAGCGAGATGCGGCAGGTGCTGGACCACGCCGGCCCGCTGCTCCGGATGGTCACGCTGGCCCCGGAACTGCCGGGGGGACTGGAGCTGACCCGGTTCCTGGTGGAGCGGGGCGTGATCGTGGCCGTGGCGCACTCGGACGCGACCTACGAGCAGGCGCTGGCGGCCTTCGAGGCGGGCGCGTCGCATCTGACGCACTGTTTCAACGGCATGCGCCCGATCCATCACCGCGATCCGGGCCTGATCGTGGCGGCCTTCGAGCAGCCGCAGGTCAGCCTGCAGGCGATCGTGGACCACGTGCACCTGCACCCGGCCATCGTGCGGCTGATGCACCGCATCAAGGGACCGGACGGCGTGGTGCTGATCACCGACGCGCTGCAGGCGATGGGGCTGGGGGATGGCCAGTACACCTTCGGAGGTCACCGGGTGACGGTTCAGGACGGGGTGGCGCGCCTCTCGGACGGCACGCTGGCGTCCAGCACCGTCACCATGAACGAGGCCCTGCGCAACACCGTCGAGCTGGGCGTGCCGCTGATGGACGCCGTCCGCATGGCGGCCACCACGCCGGCCACCCTGCTGGACCTGCCGCACAAGGGGCGCATTGCGGTGGGGGCCGACGCCGATCTGGTGCTGCTCGATCCGGCATTTCAGGTGCAGTGGACCATGATTGGCGGCCGAACCGTGTACAGCCGGTCGGAAGCCTCCTGA
- a CDS encoding amino acid ABC transporter permease, producing the protein MSQLFTPDVLRALWQGTRLTLTLTLLASVFGLTLGMIAALGRLSRLWLLRTLAGIYIETFRGTPLLVQLFFLYFGLPQLTHVTLPAYHTAVLGLSLFAGAYAAEIIRGSLGAVPRGQLEAARALGLPASTTLRYVLVPQATRIAIPALGNQFIGLLKDSSLASVITVTELLLTTRGLVSITYQPLPLYFAVGVVYFVLSNAAARLFALIERRLNRPYAVAVAAPQPPVITTLTDSE; encoded by the coding sequence ATGAGCCAGCTGTTCACGCCGGACGTGCTGCGGGCACTGTGGCAGGGGACCCGGCTGACCCTGACGCTGACGCTGCTCGCGTCGGTGTTCGGGCTGACGCTGGGCATGATCGCCGCCCTGGGCCGGCTGTCGCGCCTCTGGCTGCTGCGGACCCTCGCCGGTATCTACATCGAGACCTTCCGAGGCACGCCGTTGCTGGTCCAGCTGTTCTTCCTGTACTTCGGGCTGCCGCAATTGACCCATGTCACGCTGCCGGCCTACCACACAGCGGTGCTGGGCCTGAGCCTGTTTGCCGGAGCCTACGCCGCCGAGATCATCCGGGGCAGCCTGGGGGCGGTGCCGCGCGGTCAGCTGGAGGCGGCGCGCGCGCTGGGACTGCCGGCCAGCACCACCCTGCGGTACGTGCTGGTGCCGCAGGCCACCCGCATCGCCATTCCGGCGCTGGGCAACCAGTTCATCGGCCTGCTGAAGGATTCCAGCCTCGCGTCGGTCATCACCGTCACGGAGCTGCTGCTCACCACCCGTGGGCTCGTCAGCATCACGTATCAGCCGCTGCCGCTCTATTTCGCGGTGGGGGTGGTGTACTTCGTGCTGTCGAACGCGGCGGCCCGGCTGTTCGCCCTGATCGAACGCCGGCTGAACCGGCCCTACGCGGTGGCGGTGGCCGCTCCCCAGCCTCCTGTAATCACGACCCTGACCGACTCGGAATGA
- a CDS encoding transporter substrate-binding domain-containing protein translates to MPGLLTLLLALQGAVHAELADIQKRGEIRIVMSGDYPPFSQPALSGGLEGFDADVAREIATRLKVKPVLIKAEFSSIVAGLQAGNFDLAVASQSKTPERAKAVDFLSQPYYYDGAQLFVPRNSTATSLADLKGKPVAVALGTTFEKFLRAQNYANIVTFQGEPDEYLALGSGRAAGMVTTRTVGSVAAKKGQPIKAVGPVLQQDNPYISLGQNQPKLKAAVEQALDAMRKDGTLKRISEKWIGSDVVTPPKAP, encoded by the coding sequence GTGCCCGGACTCCTGACGCTGCTGCTGGCCCTGCAGGGTGCGGTTCACGCAGAACTTGCGGATATCCAGAAGCGCGGCGAGATCCGCATCGTGATGTCGGGCGATTACCCACCCTTCTCCCAGCCCGCGCTGAGCGGTGGCCTGGAAGGCTTCGATGCCGACGTGGCGCGCGAGATCGCCACCCGGCTGAAGGTCAAGCCGGTGCTGATCAAGGCGGAGTTCTCGTCCATCGTCGCCGGGCTGCAGGCAGGCAACTTCGATCTGGCGGTGGCCTCTCAGAGCAAGACCCCGGAGCGCGCCAAGGCCGTGGACTTCCTGAGCCAGCCGTACTACTACGACGGCGCACAGCTGTTCGTGCCGCGCAACTCCACCGCCACCAGTCTGGCGGACCTGAAGGGCAAGCCGGTGGCCGTGGCGCTGGGGACCACCTTCGAGAAGTTCCTGCGTGCCCAGAACTACGCCAACATCGTGACCTTCCAGGGTGAGCCGGACGAGTACCTGGCGCTGGGGTCGGGCCGCGCGGCCGGCATGGTGACCACCCGGACGGTGGGCAGCGTGGCCGCCAAGAAGGGCCAGCCAATCAAGGCGGTCGGTCCGGTGCTGCAGCAGGACAATCCGTACATCAGCCTGGGCCAGAATCAGCCGAAGCTGAAGGCGGCAGTAGAGCAGGCGCTGGACGCGATGCGCAAGGACGGCACCCTCAAGCGCATCAGCGAGAAGTGGATCGGCAGCGACGTGGTGACGCCGCCCAAGGCTCCCTGA
- a CDS encoding alpha-mannosidase yields the protein MTATDPARPVFHMIGNAHIDPVWLWNWQEGFQEIKATYRSALDRLAEHPDFVFTCSSAAHLAWIEANEPEMFEEIRAQVRAGRWALVGGWWVQPDCNLPGGEGFVRQGLYGQRFFQSRFGRVADTGYNPDSFGHAGTLPQILLRSGLTRYTFMRPGPHEQALPSRLFWWQGPDGSRVLTFRIPYEYCTWGKDLEAHVRKCTTEVNGSLQELMCFYGVGNHGGGPTNENLTSIRRMNAEPDLPELRLSDPSRYFDAVERPDLPVWADELQHHAVGCYAAHSGVKAWNRAAELALVRAEKFAALASAVAQLPYPAAELERAWKRVLFNQFHDILAGTSIESAYVDARNEYGEALATAQHITNAAVQRLSWRVSVPERPGTRPYVAFNPHPWPVRVALEHETGGVPADFRLTDEQGQEVAVQRVRSEATVTGWRKRLMWVADLPAFGHRTYTIEPQAAAPLREVEASETHLESAAFRLELDPQTGAIARLLDKHGEAEVFSAPAAAGTVMRDDSDTWSHGVFQYLDEVGRFSDARLEVLERGPVRSSVRSVSRFGASTLTQTYTLYADQPYVEVRVRVDWHERHRLLKLQFPAHLHFPQATCEAPYGVSSRATDGHEQPAQRWIDLSGVYRPSGHIRGLSIISDAKASHHTLDATLGLTVLRSPIIAHHDPYVPVEGGDYRYLDQGEQQFTYWIVPHTGTWREAGLPRLTATLTERPVMLPETYHQGPLQPADSWMTAEPDSVMVTVVKRAEDGQGYVLRLQETHGLKVEARLTLPFLKRELRLPLGPYELSTVYVPDDGGPARTVNLTELERWDSPVTQDTPL from the coding sequence ATGACTGCGACAGATCCGGCCCGGCCGGTGTTTCATATGATCGGCAACGCCCACATCGACCCGGTGTGGCTCTGGAACTGGCAGGAGGGCTTTCAGGAGATCAAGGCCACCTACCGCTCGGCGCTGGACCGGCTGGCAGAGCATCCGGACTTCGTGTTCACCTGTTCGTCGGCCGCCCACCTCGCGTGGATCGAGGCCAACGAGCCGGAAATGTTCGAGGAGATCCGTGCCCAGGTGCGGGCGGGGCGCTGGGCGCTGGTGGGCGGCTGGTGGGTGCAGCCGGACTGCAACCTGCCGGGCGGCGAGGGCTTCGTGCGGCAGGGGCTGTACGGCCAGCGCTTTTTCCAGTCGCGCTTCGGGCGGGTGGCCGACACCGGCTACAACCCGGATTCGTTCGGCCACGCGGGGACCCTGCCGCAGATCCTGCTCCGAAGCGGCCTCACGCGCTACACCTTCATGCGCCCCGGCCCGCACGAGCAGGCGCTGCCCAGCCGGCTGTTCTGGTGGCAGGGGCCGGACGGCTCGCGGGTGCTGACGTTCCGCATTCCCTACGAGTACTGCACCTGGGGCAAGGACCTGGAAGCCCACGTGCGCAAGTGCACCACGGAAGTGAACGGGTCGCTGCAGGAGCTGATGTGCTTCTACGGCGTCGGCAACCACGGCGGCGGCCCCACCAACGAGAACCTGACCTCGATCCGGCGAATGAACGCGGAGCCGGACCTGCCGGAGCTGCGCCTGAGCGACCCCAGCCGCTACTTCGACGCAGTAGAGCGCCCGGACCTGCCGGTGTGGGCCGATGAACTGCAGCACCACGCGGTCGGCTGCTACGCGGCGCACTCGGGCGTGAAGGCCTGGAACCGCGCGGCGGAGCTGGCGCTGGTGCGGGCCGAGAAATTCGCCGCGCTCGCCTCGGCGGTGGCGCAGCTGCCGTATCCGGCGGCCGAGCTGGAACGCGCCTGGAAGCGCGTGCTGTTCAACCAGTTCCACGACATCCTGGCCGGCACCTCCATCGAGAGCGCCTACGTGGACGCCCGCAACGAGTACGGCGAGGCGCTGGCGACCGCGCAGCACATCACCAACGCGGCCGTGCAGCGCCTCAGCTGGCGCGTCTCGGTGCCGGAGCGGCCCGGCACCCGGCCGTACGTGGCGTTCAACCCGCATCCGTGGCCGGTGCGGGTGGCCCTGGAGCATGAAACGGGCGGCGTTCCCGCCGACTTCCGGCTCACCGACGAGCAGGGCCAGGAGGTGGCGGTGCAGCGGGTCCGCTCTGAGGCCACCGTGACCGGCTGGCGCAAACGGCTGATGTGGGTGGCGGATCTGCCCGCCTTCGGGCACCGCACCTACACCATTGAGCCGCAGGCGGCGGCCCCCCTGCGGGAGGTGGAGGCGAGCGAGACGCATCTGGAAAGCGCTGCCTTCCGGCTGGAACTGGACCCGCAGACCGGCGCTATTGCACGGCTGCTGGACAAACACGGGGAGGCCGAGGTGTTCAGCGCCCCGGCCGCCGCCGGCACCGTGATGCGCGACGACAGCGACACCTGGAGCCACGGCGTCTTCCAGTACCTGGACGAGGTCGGGCGCTTCTCGGACGCCCGCCTGGAGGTGCTGGAGCGCGGGCCGGTGCGCAGCAGCGTACGCAGCGTCAGCCGCTTTGGGGCCAGCACGCTGACCCAGACCTACACCCTCTACGCCGACCAGCCGTACGTGGAGGTGCGGGTCCGGGTGGACTGGCACGAGCGCCACCGGCTGCTGAAACTGCAGTTTCCGGCGCACCTGCACTTCCCGCAGGCGACCTGTGAGGCCCCCTACGGCGTGTCCAGCCGGGCCACCGACGGCCACGAGCAGCCGGCCCAGCGCTGGATCGACCTGAGCGGGGTGTACCGCCCGTCCGGCCACATTCGGGGGCTGAGCATCATCAGCGACGCGAAGGCCAGCCACCACACGCTGGACGCCACGCTGGGCCTGACGGTGCTGCGCTCCCCGATCATCGCCCACCACGACCCGTACGTGCCGGTGGAGGGCGGCGACTACCGCTACCTGGATCAGGGGGAGCAGCAGTTCACGTACTGGATCGTTCCACACACCGGCACCTGGCGCGAGGCGGGGCTACCCCGGCTGACCGCCACGCTGACCGAGCGGCCGGTAATGCTGCCGGAAACCTACCACCAGGGGCCGCTGCAACCGGCCGACTCGTGGATGACGGCCGAACCGGACAGCGTGATGGTGACGGTGGTCAAACGCGCCGAGGACGGCCAGGGTTACGTGCTGCGGCTGCAGGAGACGCACGGTTTGAAGGTGGAGGCGCGACTGACGCTGCCGTTCCTGAAGCGGGAACTGCGCCTGCCGCTCGGCCCGTACGAGCTCAGCACCGTCTACGTCCCGGATGATGGAGGCCCGGCCAGGACCGTAAACCTCACCGAACTGGAGCGGTGGGACAGCCCCGTGACCCAGGACACGCCGCTGTGA
- a CDS encoding zinc-dependent alcohol dehydrogenase translates to MKALVWQGINRVGIETVPDPTILQPTDAIVRITSTAICGSDLHLLDGYVPSMVPGDILGHEFMGEVMEVGKGVRDIKVGDRVIVPFPIACGKCWFCQQGLTSLCDNSNDNAKLAETMFGYAPSGIYGYSHLTGGYAGGQAQFARTLYADANLFKMPEGVPDEQLLFLTDILPTGYMAAVNCDIQPGDTVAVYGCGPVGLFAIMSAFLLGAGEVIAIDRFPDRLDMAAKLGAQPLNYEQEEVLASLKLRTGGRGPDSCIDAVGMEAHGTGPGGLYDALKQTTRMAESDRPHALRAAIMSVRKGGTVSVAGVYGGLGDKIPLGAFMNKGLTMRTGQTHVHRYVPKLLEHIMKGDIDPTVVVTHRLSLDEAPHGYDIFKHKHDHCVKCVLDPWAEAKPDTGGHTH, encoded by the coding sequence ATGAAGGCACTCGTGTGGCAGGGCATCAACCGCGTGGGCATCGAGACGGTGCCGGACCCGACCATTCTGCAGCCGACCGACGCGATCGTGCGCATCACCAGCACCGCCATCTGCGGCTCGGACCTGCACCTGCTGGACGGGTACGTCCCCAGCATGGTGCCGGGCGATATCCTGGGCCACGAGTTCATGGGTGAGGTGATGGAGGTCGGCAAGGGCGTCCGCGACATCAAGGTGGGCGACCGGGTGATCGTGCCGTTCCCGATCGCCTGCGGCAAGTGCTGGTTCTGCCAGCAGGGCCTGACCTCGCTGTGCGACAACAGCAACGACAATGCCAAACTGGCCGAAACGATGTTCGGGTACGCGCCCAGCGGCATCTACGGCTACTCCCATCTCACCGGCGGCTACGCGGGTGGGCAGGCCCAGTTTGCCCGCACGCTCTACGCCGACGCCAACCTGTTCAAGATGCCCGAAGGCGTGCCCGACGAGCAGCTCCTGTTCCTGACCGACATCCTGCCGACCGGCTACATGGCGGCCGTGAACTGCGATATTCAGCCGGGCGATACGGTGGCGGTCTACGGCTGTGGGCCGGTGGGGCTGTTCGCCATCATGAGCGCGTTCCTGCTGGGGGCCGGTGAGGTGATTGCCATCGACCGCTTCCCGGACCGGCTGGACATGGCGGCCAAGCTGGGAGCCCAGCCGCTGAACTACGAGCAGGAGGAGGTGCTGGCGTCGCTGAAGCTCCGCACCGGCGGGCGCGGCCCGGACTCCTGCATCGACGCGGTGGGGATGGAGGCGCACGGCACCGGGCCGGGCGGCCTCTACGACGCGCTGAAGCAGACGACCCGGATGGCGGAGAGTGACCGGCCTCATGCCCTGCGCGCCGCCATCATGTCGGTGCGGAAGGGCGGCACCGTGAGCGTCGCCGGGGTGTACGGCGGCCTCGGGGACAAGATCCCGCTGGGCGCGTTCATGAATAAAGGCCTGACGATGCGCACCGGCCAGACGCACGTGCACCGCTACGTCCCGAAGCTGCTGGAGCACATCATGAAGGGTGACATTGACCCGACTGTGGTGGTGACGCACCGGCTCAGTCTGGATGAGGCGCCGCACGGCTACGACATCTTCAAACACAAGCACGACCACTGCGTGAAGTGCGTGCTGGACCCGTGGGCGGAGGCGAAGCCGGACACGGGCGGCCACACGCACTGA
- the cphA gene encoding cyanophycin synthetase yields the protein MTTDIRPMQVLERGVYRGPHLYSTRPMIRVMLDLGTLEAWPTHLLPTFTDRLLALLPGLESHHCSLQRPGGFVERLRDGTWLGHVTEHVALELQRLTGATVTRGKTRSVRGRPGVYQVLYAYDDEAVGLLAGRLALQLVDSLLPDDLRGVQGLDLIEDAPPAVPAAGAPLELGDLLSPLQRLARRRALGPTTASLVKEARRRGIPVARLDDVKMVLLGTGQYQQRIQASITGRTSHIAVQAASNKVVTKTLLAEAEVPVPRGQLVRSADEAVQVARRLRTPVVTKPFNGHHGEGVSVELSTEDQVREGYRRAAQYAPQVVVEQYYRGNDHRILVVNGQVVAVAERVPAQVTGDGHQTIGQLIEEVNRDPRRGSGHGQVLTRIEVDDALLALLPKQGLTLESVPASGQTVVLRETANLSTGGIAIDRTDVIHPDNAWLAVRAARATGLDIAGIDMISPDISRPVTETGGGVVEVNAAPGFRMHLAPSEGQPRDVARPVMAMLFPRGTPSRVPILAVTGTNGKSTTSRMIAHVFRSLGRTVGLTTTSGVYVNSQLVTAGDATGPRSARLVLRDPSVEVAVLETARGGLLREGLGFDHCDVGVVLNVQADHLGLKGIDTLQDLARVKGVIARSVHRRGTSVLNADDPLTARMARYAGGRPAFFSIQAPLSAPLRRHIEGGGLATVREVQEGQDWIVLYRGGERQPLLPTGDVPATLGGLAEFNVQNALAATAACVAAGVEPGQVAEALRSFSTSFEQSPGRLNVYDGHPFRVVLDYAHNEAGLQALGQLLQRMRPPQGRLLGMVSIPGDRRDEDIYQLGRTAAGIFDELVFREAPDGRGRPTGDVLEKLTEGALAAGFAQDRIHRVLRESDAADTALRLAQPGDLVVLLPTDITGVWRQVQQFNSSGA from the coding sequence ATGACCACCGATATCCGGCCCATGCAGGTACTCGAGCGCGGCGTGTATCGAGGGCCGCACCTGTACAGCACCCGGCCGATGATCCGCGTGATGCTGGACCTCGGCACGCTGGAGGCCTGGCCCACCCATCTGCTGCCCACCTTCACCGACCGGCTCCTGGCACTGCTGCCGGGCCTGGAGTCCCATCACTGCAGCCTGCAGCGGCCTGGCGGCTTCGTGGAGCGGCTGCGGGACGGCACCTGGCTGGGGCACGTGACCGAACACGTCGCCCTGGAATTGCAGCGGCTGACCGGCGCCACCGTGACCCGGGGCAAGACCCGCAGCGTGCGCGGACGGCCGGGCGTGTATCAGGTGCTGTACGCCTATGACGATGAGGCGGTCGGGCTGCTGGCAGGCCGGCTGGCGCTGCAGCTGGTGGACAGCCTGCTTCCGGACGACTTGCGGGGCGTGCAGGGCCTGGACCTGATTGAGGACGCGCCGCCTGCAGTCCCGGCGGCCGGAGCGCCACTGGAACTGGGGGACCTGCTGTCCCCATTGCAGCGGCTGGCCCGCCGCCGGGCCCTGGGCCCCACCACCGCGTCGCTGGTGAAGGAGGCGCGGCGGCGCGGCATTCCGGTCGCCCGGCTGGACGACGTGAAGATGGTGCTGCTGGGCACCGGACAGTACCAGCAGCGGATTCAGGCCAGCATCACCGGCCGCACGTCCCATATCGCGGTGCAGGCAGCCAGCAACAAGGTGGTGACCAAGACGCTGCTCGCGGAGGCGGAGGTGCCGGTGCCGCGCGGTCAGCTGGTCCGCAGCGCCGACGAGGCGGTGCAGGTCGCCCGGCGGCTCCGCACGCCGGTGGTCACCAAACCGTTCAACGGCCACCATGGCGAGGGCGTGAGCGTGGAGCTGAGCACTGAGGACCAGGTGCGCGAGGGCTACCGGCGGGCCGCCCAGTACGCGCCGCAGGTGGTGGTCGAGCAGTACTACCGGGGCAACGACCACCGGATTCTGGTGGTGAACGGCCAGGTCGTGGCGGTGGCCGAGCGGGTGCCGGCGCAGGTCACGGGCGACGGGCACCAGACCATCGGGCAGCTGATCGAGGAGGTGAACCGCGATCCGCGCCGGGGCTCTGGCCATGGTCAGGTCCTGACCCGCATCGAGGTGGACGACGCGCTGCTGGCGCTGCTGCCCAAGCAAGGCCTGACGCTGGAGAGCGTGCCGGCATCCGGACAGACGGTGGTGCTGCGGGAGACGGCCAACCTGTCCACCGGCGGCATCGCCATCGACCGCACCGACGTCATTCACCCGGACAACGCCTGGCTGGCCGTCCGGGCCGCCCGCGCCACCGGCCTGGACATCGCCGGCATCGACATGATCTCGCCCGACATCAGCCGGCCGGTCACCGAGACCGGCGGCGGGGTGGTGGAGGTCAACGCCGCGCCGGGGTTCCGGATGCACTTAGCGCCGTCCGAGGGCCAGCCCAGAGACGTGGCGCGGCCGGTCATGGCCATGCTATTTCCACGCGGCACGCCGTCCCGCGTGCCGATCCTGGCCGTGACCGGCACCAACGGCAAGAGCACCACCTCGCGGATGATCGCGCACGTGTTCCGCTCGCTGGGCCGCACGGTGGGCCTGACCACCACCAGCGGCGTGTACGTGAACAGTCAGCTGGTCACGGCCGGCGACGCCACCGGGCCCAGGAGTGCGCGGCTGGTGCTGCGGGACCCGTCGGTGGAGGTGGCGGTGCTGGAGACCGCGCGCGGCGGCCTGCTGCGCGAGGGTCTGGGCTTCGACCACTGTGACGTGGGCGTGGTGCTGAACGTGCAGGCGGACCACCTGGGCCTGAAGGGCATCGATACGCTGCAGGATCTGGCGCGGGTGAAGGGGGTGATCGCCCGTTCGGTGCACCGGCGCGGCACCAGCGTCCTGAACGCGGACGATCCGCTCACGGCCCGCATGGCCCGGTACGCGGGGGGCCGCCCGGCCTTCTTCTCGATCCAGGCGCCGCTGTCCGCGCCGCTGCGCCGCCACATCGAGGGGGGCGGGCTGGCCACCGTGCGCGAGGTTCAGGAGGGCCAGGACTGGATCGTGCTGTACCGGGGCGGCGAGCGGCAGCCGTTGCTCCCGACCGGCGACGTGCCCGCCACCCTGGGCGGCCTGGCCGAGTTCAACGTCCAGAATGCCCTGGCCGCCACGGCCGCCTGCGTCGCAGCGGGCGTGGAGCCCGGGCAAGTGGCCGAGGCGCTGCGGAGCTTCAGCACGTCCTTCGAGCAGTCACCGGGCCGCCTGAACGTCTACGACGGCCATCCGTTCCGGGTGGTGCTGGACTACGCCCACAACGAGGCGGGGCTCCAAGCGCTCGGCCAGCTGCTGCAGCGGATGCGGCCCCCGCAGGGGCGGCTGCTGGGTATGGTCAGCATTCCCGGCGACCGCCGCGACGAGGACATCTACCAGCTCGGCCGGACGGCGGCCGGCATCTTCGACGAACTGGTGTTCCGCGAGGCGCCGGACGGCCGGGGACGGCCCACGGGAGACGTGCTGGAAAAGCTCACCGAGGGCGCGCTGGCCGCCGGCTTCGCTCAGGACCGCATTCACCGGGTGCTGCGCGAGTCCGATGCGGCCGACACCGCCTTACGGCTGGCCCAGCCGGGCGACCTGGTGGTGCTGCTGCCCACCGACATCACCGGGGTGTGGCGGCAGGTACAGCAGTTCAACTCCTCAGGCGCCTGA